The Echeneis naucrates chromosome 23, fEcheNa1.1, whole genome shotgun sequence genome has a segment encoding these proteins:
- the sema3aa gene encoding semaphorin-3aa isoform X1, whose product MDYLFGIVVLLCGAVQLGRGVEPKHNVPRLKLSYKEMLESSNLVTFNGLANSSSYDTFLLDEERGRLLVGAEDHIFSFDLVNINRDHRQIAWPATPSKRDECKWAGKDLGKECSNFIRVLQPYNQTHLYICGTGAFHPICAYLEMGKRAEDNIFRLASHFENGRGKSPYDPKMLSASLLIDGELYSGTSADFMGRDFAIFRTLGDHHPIRTEQHDSRWLNDPRFIGVHLIPESDNPEDDKIFLFFKENAMDGEHTGKATIARIGQLCKNDMGGHRSLVNKWTTFLKARLLCSVPGVNGIDTHFDELQDVFLMSSKDPKNPVIYAVFTTSSNIFKGSAVCMYNMADIRRVFLGPYAHRDGPNYQWVPFQGRVPYPRPGTCPSKTFGGFDSTKDLPDDVITFARVHPAMYNPVHPIGGRPIMVRTDVDYQFSQLVVDRVEAEDGQYDVMFIGTDMGTVLKVVTIPRESWHDLEEVVLEEMTVFREPTPITAMELSTKQQQLYLGSALGVSQMSLHRCEVYGKACAECCLARDPYCAWDGTECSRYFPTAKRRTRRQDIRNGDPLSQCSDLQHHDDMDGLGGSVEDRTVFGVENSSMFLECSPKSQRALIYWQLQKPNDERKHELFQIKLDDRVLRTDQGLLIRSLTQSDTGIYHCQAVEHGFIQPLLRLNLQVIPTQKLGEILPGIPGAGGSVGHSAKHRMWYRDFLSLLDHPDLNSVEEFCDRVWKKERKQKRVKTPNSHGQGKTDSAGGSNAARPKATAPNAQKQQASPPQSRSWLQSGAPPADAAGRNQNTQKGQTNIGTLSGQAPNNNPKTQSNQKGQGSLAGSQVVGGSRVSSQHTAKWRRMQENKKGRNRRTHELQRPPRSV is encoded by the exons AGATGCTAGAGTCCAGTAACCTCGTCACCTTCAATGGCTTAGCCAACAGCTCCAGCTACGACACTTTCCTATTGGACGAGGAGCGAGGGAGACTGCTGGTCGGAGCTGAGGACCACATCTTCTCCTTTGACCTCGTCAACATCAACAGAGACCACAGACAG ATTGCCTGGCCTGCCACTCCCTCTAAAAGGGATGAATGCAAGTGGGCAGGGAAAGACCTTGGG aaagAATGTTCTAACTTCATCCGGGTCCTTCAACCATACAACCAGACCCACCTGTACATCTGCGGCACAGGAGCCTTCCACCCCATCTGTGCTTATCTGGAAATGGGCAAGAGGGCAGAG GACAACATCTTTCGACTGGCCTCACATTTCGAGAACGGCCGCGGGAAAAGCCCCTATGACCCCAAAATGCTCTCAGCCTCACTCCTGATCG ATGGAGAACTGTACTCTGGCACATCTGCTGATTTCATGGGAAGGGACTTTGCTATTTTCCGTACCCTGGGAGATCATCATCCAATCAGGACAGAACAGCATGATTCAAGATGGCtgaatg ACCCAAGGTTCATCGGCGTGCACTTGATCCCAGAGAGCGACAACCCTGAAGACGACAAGATCTTCCTGTTCTTCAAAGAGAACGCCATGGATGGAGAGCACACTGGGAAGGCTACTATCGCCAGGATTGGACAACTGTGTAAg AATGATATGGGAGGTCACAGAAGTCTGGTGAACAAGTGGACCACTTTTCTCAAGGCCCGGCTCTTGTGTTCGGTCCCGGGGGTCAATGGCATTGATACACACTTTGACGAGCTAC AGGATGTGTTTCTCATGAGTTCCAAGGACCCGAAGAATCCAGTTATCTACGCTGTATTCACCACATCCAG TAACATCTTTAAAGGATCGGCGGTGTGTATGTACAACATGGCAGACATCAGGAGAGTTTTCCTGGGGCCTTATGCACACAGAGATGGGCCCAACTACCAGTGGGTGCCCTTCCAAGGAAGGGTGCCCTACCCTCGCCCAGGAACT TGTCCCAGTAAAACATTTGGAGGATTCGACTCCACCAAAGACCtccctgatgatgtcatcacatttGCCAGAGTGCACCCGGCCATGTACAACCCGGTGCATCCGATAGGAGGACGTCCCATCATGGTGAGGACGGATGTGGACTACCAGTTCTCCCAGCTGGTGGTGGACAGAGTGGAGGCAGAGGATGGACAGTATGATGTCATGTTCATCGGTACAG ATATGGGAACAGTGCTGAAGGTGGTGACAATCCCCCGAGAGAGCTGGCATGACCTGGAAGAGGTGGTCCTGGAAGAGATGACTGTCTTCAGG GAGCCAACTCCCATCACAGCCATGGAGCTGTCGACCAAGCAG caacagctgtacCTTGGCTCAGCCCTGGGTGTATCGCAGATGTCTTTACACCGTTGCGAGGTGTATGGGAAAGCTTGTGCTGAGTGCTGCTTGGCCAGAGACCCCTACTGCGCCTGGGACGGCACCGAATGCTCAAGATACTTTCCTACCGCCAAGAG GCGAACCAGACGACAGGACATCAGAAATGGAGACCCTCTGTCCCAGTGCTCCGACCTTCAGCATCATG ACGACATGGACGGCCTAGGCGGGAGTGTGGAGGACCGAACTGTGTTCGGCGTGGAGAACAGCAGCATGTTTCTGGAGTGCAGCCCAAAGTCTCAGAGGGCGCTCATCTACTGGCAGCTGCAGAAGCCCAATGATGAACGAAAgcatgag CTTTTTCAGATCAAGCTCGATGACAGAGTGCTTCGTACAGACCAGGGTCTGCTCATACGCAGCCTAACGCAGTCTGACACTGGGATCTACCACTGCCAGGCGGTCGAGCATGGCTTCATTCAGCCTCTCCTGCGCCTCAACCTCCAGGTCATCCCCACCCAGAAACTGGGCGAGATCCTTCCAGGAATACCCGGTGCAGGAGGGAGCGTCGGTCACTCTGCCAAGCACAGGATGTGGTATCGagatttcctgtctctcttgGACCACCCGGACCTCAACAGCGTAGAGGAGTTCTGTGATCGAGTTTGGAAAAAAGAACGCAAACAGAAGAGGGTGAAGACGCCAAACAGCCATGGTCAGGGTAAAACTGACAGCGCGGGCGGCTCCAATGCTGCACGGCCTAAAGCTACAGCTCCCAACGCTCAGAAGCAACAAGCCAGTCCACCACAGAGCAGGTCATGGCTTCAGTCTGGAGCTCCACCAGCAGATGCAGCAGGACGAAACCAGAATACCCAGAAGGGTCAAACAAATATTGGCACGTTGAGTGGCCAGGCACCGAACAACAACCCGAAGACGCAAAGCAACCAAAAGGGACAGGGCAGCCTGGCTGGCTCTCAAGTTGTGGGGGGATCACGGGTGAGCAGCCAGCACACAGCCAAGTGGAGACGGATGCAAGAAAATAAGAAGGGACGCAACAGGAGAACCCACGAGCTTCAAAGACCTCCACGGAGTGTTTAG
- the sema3aa gene encoding semaphorin-3aa isoform X2, translated as MDYLFGIVVLLCGAVQLGRGVEPKHNVPRLKLSYKEMLESSNLVTFNGLANSSSYDTFLLDEERGRLLVGAEDHIFSFDLVNINRDHRQIAWPATPSKRDECKWAGKDLGKECSNFIRVLQPYNQTHLYICGTGAFHPICAYLEMGKRAEDNIFRLASHFENGRGKSPYDPKMLSASLLIDGELYSGTSADFMGRDFAIFRTLGDHHPIRTEQHDSRWLNDPRFIGVHLIPESDNPEDDKIFLFFKENAMDGEHTGKATIARIGQLCKNDMGGHRSLVNKWTTFLKARLLCSVPGVNGIDTHFDELQDVFLMSSKDPKNPVIYAVFTTSSNIFKGSAVCMYNMADIRRVFLGPYAHRDGPNYQWVPFQGRVPYPRPGTCPSKTFGGFDSTKDLPDDVITFARVHPAMYNPVHPIGGRPIMVRTDVDYQFSQLVVDRVEAEDGQYDVMFIGTDMGTVLKVVTIPRESWHDLEEVVLEEMTVFREPTPITAMELSTKQQQLYLGSALGVSQMSLHRCEVYGKACAECCLARDPYCAWDGTECSRYFPTAKRRTRRQDIRNGDPLSQCSDLQHHDDMDGLGGSVEDRTVFGVENSSMFLECSPKSQRALIYWQLQKPNDERKHEIKLDDRVLRTDQGLLIRSLTQSDTGIYHCQAVEHGFIQPLLRLNLQVIPTQKLGEILPGIPGAGGSVGHSAKHRMWYRDFLSLLDHPDLNSVEEFCDRVWKKERKQKRVKTPNSHGQGKTDSAGGSNAARPKATAPNAQKQQASPPQSRSWLQSGAPPADAAGRNQNTQKGQTNIGTLSGQAPNNNPKTQSNQKGQGSLAGSQVVGGSRVSSQHTAKWRRMQENKKGRNRRTHELQRPPRSV; from the exons AGATGCTAGAGTCCAGTAACCTCGTCACCTTCAATGGCTTAGCCAACAGCTCCAGCTACGACACTTTCCTATTGGACGAGGAGCGAGGGAGACTGCTGGTCGGAGCTGAGGACCACATCTTCTCCTTTGACCTCGTCAACATCAACAGAGACCACAGACAG ATTGCCTGGCCTGCCACTCCCTCTAAAAGGGATGAATGCAAGTGGGCAGGGAAAGACCTTGGG aaagAATGTTCTAACTTCATCCGGGTCCTTCAACCATACAACCAGACCCACCTGTACATCTGCGGCACAGGAGCCTTCCACCCCATCTGTGCTTATCTGGAAATGGGCAAGAGGGCAGAG GACAACATCTTTCGACTGGCCTCACATTTCGAGAACGGCCGCGGGAAAAGCCCCTATGACCCCAAAATGCTCTCAGCCTCACTCCTGATCG ATGGAGAACTGTACTCTGGCACATCTGCTGATTTCATGGGAAGGGACTTTGCTATTTTCCGTACCCTGGGAGATCATCATCCAATCAGGACAGAACAGCATGATTCAAGATGGCtgaatg ACCCAAGGTTCATCGGCGTGCACTTGATCCCAGAGAGCGACAACCCTGAAGACGACAAGATCTTCCTGTTCTTCAAAGAGAACGCCATGGATGGAGAGCACACTGGGAAGGCTACTATCGCCAGGATTGGACAACTGTGTAAg AATGATATGGGAGGTCACAGAAGTCTGGTGAACAAGTGGACCACTTTTCTCAAGGCCCGGCTCTTGTGTTCGGTCCCGGGGGTCAATGGCATTGATACACACTTTGACGAGCTAC AGGATGTGTTTCTCATGAGTTCCAAGGACCCGAAGAATCCAGTTATCTACGCTGTATTCACCACATCCAG TAACATCTTTAAAGGATCGGCGGTGTGTATGTACAACATGGCAGACATCAGGAGAGTTTTCCTGGGGCCTTATGCACACAGAGATGGGCCCAACTACCAGTGGGTGCCCTTCCAAGGAAGGGTGCCCTACCCTCGCCCAGGAACT TGTCCCAGTAAAACATTTGGAGGATTCGACTCCACCAAAGACCtccctgatgatgtcatcacatttGCCAGAGTGCACCCGGCCATGTACAACCCGGTGCATCCGATAGGAGGACGTCCCATCATGGTGAGGACGGATGTGGACTACCAGTTCTCCCAGCTGGTGGTGGACAGAGTGGAGGCAGAGGATGGACAGTATGATGTCATGTTCATCGGTACAG ATATGGGAACAGTGCTGAAGGTGGTGACAATCCCCCGAGAGAGCTGGCATGACCTGGAAGAGGTGGTCCTGGAAGAGATGACTGTCTTCAGG GAGCCAACTCCCATCACAGCCATGGAGCTGTCGACCAAGCAG caacagctgtacCTTGGCTCAGCCCTGGGTGTATCGCAGATGTCTTTACACCGTTGCGAGGTGTATGGGAAAGCTTGTGCTGAGTGCTGCTTGGCCAGAGACCCCTACTGCGCCTGGGACGGCACCGAATGCTCAAGATACTTTCCTACCGCCAAGAG GCGAACCAGACGACAGGACATCAGAAATGGAGACCCTCTGTCCCAGTGCTCCGACCTTCAGCATCATG ACGACATGGACGGCCTAGGCGGGAGTGTGGAGGACCGAACTGTGTTCGGCGTGGAGAACAGCAGCATGTTTCTGGAGTGCAGCCCAAAGTCTCAGAGGGCGCTCATCTACTGGCAGCTGCAGAAGCCCAATGATGAACGAAAgcatgag ATCAAGCTCGATGACAGAGTGCTTCGTACAGACCAGGGTCTGCTCATACGCAGCCTAACGCAGTCTGACACTGGGATCTACCACTGCCAGGCGGTCGAGCATGGCTTCATTCAGCCTCTCCTGCGCCTCAACCTCCAGGTCATCCCCACCCAGAAACTGGGCGAGATCCTTCCAGGAATACCCGGTGCAGGAGGGAGCGTCGGTCACTCTGCCAAGCACAGGATGTGGTATCGagatttcctgtctctcttgGACCACCCGGACCTCAACAGCGTAGAGGAGTTCTGTGATCGAGTTTGGAAAAAAGAACGCAAACAGAAGAGGGTGAAGACGCCAAACAGCCATGGTCAGGGTAAAACTGACAGCGCGGGCGGCTCCAATGCTGCACGGCCTAAAGCTACAGCTCCCAACGCTCAGAAGCAACAAGCCAGTCCACCACAGAGCAGGTCATGGCTTCAGTCTGGAGCTCCACCAGCAGATGCAGCAGGACGAAACCAGAATACCCAGAAGGGTCAAACAAATATTGGCACGTTGAGTGGCCAGGCACCGAACAACAACCCGAAGACGCAAAGCAACCAAAAGGGACAGGGCAGCCTGGCTGGCTCTCAAGTTGTGGGGGGATCACGGGTGAGCAGCCAGCACACAGCCAAGTGGAGACGGATGCAAGAAAATAAGAAGGGACGCAACAGGAGAACCCACGAGCTTCAAAGACCTCCACGGAGTGTTTAG